Genomic segment of Phycisphaerae bacterium:
CGAGCGTGTGGGGAAGTAGCCGACCTCCCGTTTGGTCAAAGTCGTCGCACAGCCCCCCGTGCATGGCTTCGACCCTTCCTCGGCCAGCCTCCCCACCCGCTCGTACTCCCTAGCGGCAGCGGCAGATGGTAGGTTCGTTCGCTCACCGCCCTGCGGTCTTCGGAACCGCGGGGAAGACAGCCGGCCCCCCAGCAAATGTCCGTCGTCGGAACCCCGCACCCCTCGTGCCGGTATTCCAAGTCGTTCGGCCATCTTCCCCACCCGTCCGAACCCCCCAGCGGCAGCGGCAGAAGTTCGTGGATCACCGAGCCTCGACAGCCCTGACCGAGTGACCTTTGCCTTTTCCCCTGGCCCTCCCAGGCGGCTTGTCTCAAGCTTCCGCCCCGCCTGTGCCCTTGTGCGTGGGTCTCGATCATCTCCGTCGCCGGCTCATCGCCTCTACGAGCGTTTGATTAAGTTGTCAATCTCATCATCGATCGTACACTTATCTTTTAACCGATCCTGGAGGCTTTTCAATCGGTACGCGAACTGATTCTCTCATCGAGGAAGCTCCGTCGGGCCTCATCGGGGAATCCCCGATCCCTTGGGCCTCCAGATGGATATGCCGCGCGAAAGCCCGTTGGACCGAATTCCCGCCATAGGGCCTGCGGCACGGCTTTAAAGCCTGCACAAGCGGTTGGTAATGTGACCGGACTGCCACTTTGCACCCTCAAGCATCCTCTCCCGCCGCCCACCCCTTGTCATCCGCCTAGGCCGCGCTGCCGCCCAAGGCCCGGTAGATACCTACGCACCGGGCCGCCGCCTCGCTCCAACGGAAACGGCCCACCTCGGCCAGTCCGTTGCGCCGAAGCGCCTCGTGCAGCACCGGCCGAGTCAAGACGGCGATGATCTTGTTGGCCATCTCGTGGATATCCCAGAAATCCACCTTCAGCACGTGCCGCAGCACCTCCGCAACGCCCGACTGCTTCGAAATGATCACCGGAACCTGCCGGGCCATCGCCTCCAGCGGGGCGATCCCGAACGGCTCCGAGACGCTGGGCATCACGTACAGGTCGGCCATCCGGTACACGCGTTCCACCTGGTCGCCGCTGAGAAACCCGGTGAACAGCACCCGATGCCCGACTCCCATCGCCGCCGCCATCTCGATCGTCCGCCGCATCATGTCGCCGTTGCCCGCCATCACGAACTTGACGTCATCGAGCTTTTCTAGCACCTTCTTTGCCGCAGCCAGGAAGTATTCGGGGCCTTTCTGCATGGTGACCCGCCCGAGGAACAGCACCACCTTTTCATCCTTGCGGATTCCCTCAATCGGCCCCGCCGCACACGGGCTGCAGCCGTTGTGCACCACCTCCACCTTCGACTCGGCGACTCCATAATGCGTCACGCACAGCCGCTTGGTCAGATGGCTGACCGCGATGATCCGGTTGGCCGCGTGCATGCCGTGCCGTTCGATATCGTAGATGATCTGATTGACGTTGGGACCGGAGCGGTCGAATTCAGTCGAGTGGACATGCACCACCAGCGGCTTGCCCGTCAGGTCGGCGGCCATGATCCCGGCCGGATAGGTCATCCAGTCGTGGGCGTGGATGATCTCGAACTCCTCCTCGCACGCCAGTTCCGCCA
This window contains:
- a CDS encoding glycosyltransferase family 4 protein, which translates into the protein MRVLMLGWEFPPLISGGLGTACYGLTKAMSEMGVDIEFVLPAPVPSEPAGHVRLVWAGGGLGEGRSARGGGHVRFHAVASSLRPYQSPDPRHAAGGKERTGTGAFRRAGGGGGGAAHRRGRDKPVEGFAGPGGHYRGDLFGEVHRYAHEVAELACEEEFEIIHAHDWMTYPAGIMAADLTGKPLVVHVHSTEFDRSGPNVNQIIYDIERHGMHAANRIIAVSHLTKRLCVTHYGVAESKVEVVHNGCSPCAAGPIEGIRKDEKVVLFLGRVTMQKGPEYFLAAAKKVLEKLDDVKFVMAGNGDMMRRTIEMAAAMGVGHRVLFTGFLSGDQVERVYRMADLYVMPSVSEPFGIAPLEAMARQVPVIISKQSGVAEVLRHVLKVDFWDIHEMANKIIAVLTRPVLHEALRRNGLAEVGRFRWSEAAARCVGIYRALGGSAA